accacaggtactaatgggcgtctccaaaaatatatataagttatccatatgtcctattttggagaggttttcagaccatgactttaggatgcaatagcttttgttttacatggtccacattgaccattgagggtttattttgaagcagacacttgggagaacacatccagccaactccagctttttattaacttcattaaacctacctttcagatcattacatacaacaaaaacatccgaaaatgtgaaaatcgcctgtttttttgtttgttttcagtgtgtacattgatggttatttggtatgcacagtgaaatactacatttcctctatgtccatgttgtgagcaagtgggatccagaatttgaagtagatatgtgaaattacagaggacttacatagccatttccacaggtactaataggcgtctccaaaaaacatataagctatccatatgtcctattttggagaggtgtttagaccatgagtttaggatgtaatagcttttgttttacatgctccacattgacaattgagagtttaaattgaagcagacacatggggcaagacatccaaccaactccagctttttattaacttcattaaatctacatttcagatcattatatacaacaaaaatgtgaaaatcaccttttttttagatttcagattacagtaaaacaccacagttcctcattgcacatgttttcagcatgtaaaatccaacacttgaagggctttcactttcactttcagattattaaaatgacatagatggtacataacaatgtccacagtactaataggcatcaaagcacaacaatattacaattgtgtttttgtaccattatttcaaataaaccaatagTAGGACCTATCATCCCTCATAAACCTGCTTCAGTCTTTGAGGAGGAGTATAAACACATTATAAAACAGTCCATACCAGAGCCCCGTTAGCCAGAACGATTGCAAAATTGAAATAAGCAATGTGCTGTTACCACCTCCTACGACGTGGACGAGGGGTTGGGTTTTAGGAGGCAAAAACAATGAACGATGAACGATGAACACACATCCCAGAAAACAGGAACTCCAGAACAGGGGGAACTATTTACAACTATATACATTTAGTGTGTGCTCTTCTGCTCGTGCCATGTGGTGAAGCAGAGTCTGTCCACAATAATGCACAGTGCAACCTGGCAAGCCTTGCACTTGAACATTGTCTTCATGCCACAGAGCACACACTTTCTCCTCCCTTGTGTCGCCTTGAGGTGTGGATCAGAGGACAGCTGATCCACAACCGGAACAGGGAGACATTGGCAGGAAGACATTGCCTGGGCTTGCGGTGTCTCACCAGTGGCTTCAGCAGACACATCTGCACTGGAAGTCTCTGCTGGTGGGTCGGGCTGTGGCTTGCCGAAGTCAGCCAGCTCCAGGCACAGAAATTCCCTGAAGGATTTCTGGGTCAGCGGCGTCTCCCCCTGGGCCAGTGCGGTCTCCTTGTGCAGGATGAAGCTGTTCACAACCGCAATATCCACAAAGTGGAGGAACAGCTTCATGTACCACCTCCGTGTCTTGTGGGTCACGGTGTAGTACTTGATGAGGGCGTCACTCAAGTCCACTCCTCCCATGAACTTGTTGTACGCCTTCACCGGCTCCGGCACAGGGACTTCCCGAATGCTCCACGCGGCTGTGTTCCGGTCCTTGACTCGGCGCTTCACGGTCTGCCCCCCGTAGGCCTTGTGGATGGTGGAACACATCGTGACGTCCCGGCTGTCCCTCCACTTCACGAACAGCAGTGGACCATCCCGAATCCAACGCAGCTCTCCACGGGCTGCATTCTTCGGCATGGCATTCCACTGTGTGCGCGGAAACCCGATCCTGTTCTCCCGGATGGTCCCACAGGTCCCACAGTTCATTCCGTGGCGGTGGAGGAAAAGCTCTGAGCTGGTGTAAAAGTTGTCCACGTAGACACTGTACCCTGTGCCCAGAGACGGATCATGGAACAACTCTACAACGGCACCAAAGCTGAGGCCCTGCACAGATGGTGCCCTTGCCTTCCCCTCATAAATCGAGAAGTGCCACGTATAGCCATTCGAGctgtcagccaagacaaacagcttgAACCCCCACTTTGTCGGCTTGTCCTTGCTGTACATCTTCATCCCGATCCGGGACTTGGTGCCTACCATCCTCTCATCCACTGAGAGGTTCTGGAGCGGGTGGAAGTAAGCCCTGCACGCCGTCAGGAGGTCATCATGCAGCGGCCTGAGGCGGCAGAGGCCATCGTGCCCAGGCTGGCCCTTCAGCTGATCATTTGCTGCATCAACAGCCGGGTCACTCATGTGAAGGGTTGAGAAGATTACCTCGTATCTGTAACCTGGCATGACGGATGCAGGGAAGGGAAAACTGTGAAGGCGGTCCTTCCTCCATCCGTCCCGCATCTCTGGCAACTTCATCAATCCCTTGTAGATGACCAATCCGATGAAGCGGTACATCTCCTCCGGCTCTATGTCGACCCACTTCCTCTTTCGTCCTTGTGCAGCCCTTTTTGCAGCATGGAGATTGGTATGCCTGCACAGGGTCCTAACCACGTCCTTGCTGAAAAACAATAAGAACAGGTCAAGCGGCCGGTAGTCTACCTGAGGGTCCAGCTGTGGTCCTGGAGGGCGCCTGGGTCGAAATGGCAACGGTGGAGGCTCCACGTCTTCACTCGTTGCATCACGCCAGAAGTCGGAGTCCTGCGGCGGTGGACCCAGGGATGCACGCTTCGCAGGACGGCTTGGCGTTGAGGCAGGGGCTTGTGAGGTGCGTTTACCACTCGTAGCACCACGGCTtggtggaggagggcatggagttggagcagaGGCTTTTGAGGGGCGCTTACCACGCCTAGCACCACGACTAactggaggagggcatggagttggagcagggtggagatcacggcgcctgccactcatgcgcacactgctggcagctggaggagttggagaggcagctggaggagttggagaggcagctgggtgtggggcagttgaagtcccttccaaagggtcatcagatgtgttcccatcatccgagtcagatgtctcctcactgtatgaacaagaggatacacaacattaattatacttttatttagatgtaacagtttttttttaaattacattttcatttacattacattttcaaaaaattacatttcatttacccCTACATTACAAAGACAGACTGAAGAATAAATCATGGCTATATATTGACAGTATGAATTGCCATAACATATTGTAGTAAAGCAGGCTGCAGGACATGGGAGTGCACTGACAATGAATGTGACagttcatgctttttttttttttttttttgcctcactgctaattgcatgtcagctgaataagttgccattatccatttagcttggctacaccaacaaaatgcaagttatagtatatttatcattacattacagttaatcatatagttgcagacataagcactttagaataaacttacaaagtaatgataaacagcattgccattcaatactgtaaatggtaaaagacatgggaaacactgacagtgaacgcatttttctttctgactgcatgatttgtgtatgtattcatgtatggaatcaattaaatgtaataaaatgtattctcactatactgctgtctaatattcctgtcagtgtttatatctggtgcgtttgcagcgtctgtactgctggcacaattaccacatggggacaataaagttctaaactttcattcagcagcagaattatcactttcattatgcagtgacacaattatgcctttcacgatacagtgacaaaatgatcacttacaaatcgaggacgacatctatgccgtcctcaaacgcctgaagcgctgagtcggtgctgtcagcttcggacaccgcatcatcctctgtctcattcccgccgtcatcaaaaagttgagcgtggatttcggccaaagtataccgcttcctaccgcgtccatccatgatgtcttcacaacactcgactcacagaaagcacagacgactcacactcacaggcaacacacacttttAGGGAGTACAAACCCGAAATTGCTGACGAGAAATGCTGCTCTACGATGCGTAAAGCAAGCAGAGTAGGCGGCAACTCCAATGGTGTTGTGACAACCAAAACCATGCGGCAGATACGCATGCCGTGAGAAACGTGAGGGATTCACCAATCGGGATGAATGACCAACCTACATTGTCAGAAGAAAGCATACTATTGGCTGGATTAGATGTCACTCAAGTTTGGGTGAGCGTTTGTGACCTCTCAGCCTATCTTGTCAACTACCAAAATAAAGGTTCACTACGAGACGCTTACAAGAATGCTGTGCTTAGGTGAAACAGACGTCTGCCTCTCCGTACACGTTGCTCCACGccaaaaaatagctctggaatattacaggggacatcgtcagcttttgattcatgtgtaacaatagatgacaacttgaagaaatgtggtgaaaacatgtcagagaagatgatgcagcaaagtgGATGTACACAAGGCACCATTCTTAGCGTCACATCGATCAAGGAAATAAACATCGTTTTGGACTATGGAAGCATACTGGATGGCTTATTGGCACAGTTTGAaggttggtgactttatttgtaccgtttgtgtgtggtaaaaatacatttaaatgtgtcaacagagatcgtttttaacacttagcaacttcctattcaaatgactgggaaatgctaagctaggttcttgctaacaactaaagcctgttcttgctaacaactgcatcaaagttgcccaaatttgatgggcaccgagttgaaactatactaataacgggtagttggtcagtttggctggaaattggtcataatagaatataacaacatgcgtcctgttgcaacttgtttttttttaaactgggaCCGTCGACGGGCCCGGAAGTGGGCGTGGTAGGTTAAGAGGTTAAATGCTGGTAACACTAGATGCAATTGATTTAGTTATTGCTAAAATAGGCCTCAGTGATAACTATTAGAGATGGATAATTAAAATAACTAGTTATACCAAATAACTAAAAGTAACAGATAACAACTAAACGTGAATACTAATTAGAGCTCAACTAAGATACTAACTACTGAAACTAAATAAGTTGAGGTGAACTAAAATAGATTAAGAATTCAGAATGGTTTCTTTACTTTAAAGGGTAACTGAGTAAGACTCAGATTCATCCTTGATTCACTTTGCATTCATATGCAATTGTTTTCTATGtttaatgttttgtatgtgtaaTGTCTTAAAGGTACCACTTCTTGAATAATACTACTTTCTACTTTTTGATAAAGCCGGCAATCTAAACTTATATTCTGGTCTGTGGTGTTTTCCCTGTTTCTTggtcaattattattttaaccaATTACTGCTCCTCCTACGAACCTAGTACTGGTCCACCCCCATCCCTAACTATTCCTATTTCATACTTGTAGTGTGTGCTACATAAACTgtggcgagccagccaggagtGGTTTTGCGTTAAAATAGCGAGAAttattgattaaaataaacataatTTTGCACCCAGACCATAACTAGACCAAGTCCGGCCAAAATGGAGATAGTGGATAGAGAGAACATTAAAGTGCCAAACTCAGTCATTATTAGCGGATTAACAGGAACAGAGCTAGATAATGAAGTCACTGACTTCTTGGAAGAATATGGGCATATAGCTAGATTTATTAAAATAGATGATCCTGACTCCCCCTACCACAAACATGCCATTGTAGAGTATGATAGTGGAGCTGCAGTCGACGCCCTAGAACCAATACTCCCCCATAGCTATAAGAGCCCAAGTGAAGTCACCTTCTACATCAAAGCCCTGTCAAGTGAATACGTCCCCACTGTGACTGAGAGCGCCACCCAGAGTATCCTAAGTGGATTGCAGAAACTATCAAGATTAAGTGGAAAGTCCTATGAAGATATCCTGCGAGAACAGCTATTGACATACAGTGGAAGTGGAGTAGCTGTGAGCCCAGAGCCTGTGAATGAACCTGACACCGAGTCATCCAACATGGAGGCTCAGAGCAAAGAACCACAACCAGCAGTGCCCCAGCCGCAAGTAGCTGAACGTGTTTCTCCTGATAAGACAGAAGAGCAAGCTGAATCCCCCCAGAGCCTGACAAAGTCGATCGTATTCAGCAATGTTAAAGAGAGTGAAGTTCCCCCAGCTGCCATGAGCTACGCTAATCCACCAGAGGTGCAACGAATGGTCGTCGAGCATGTGGTGAGAAGCGAAGCTCCAGTGTCATTGATGAACGCATCATTCAGACTGAGACAATTCTCAGGCAAATCTCCTTGCCCGAATCATGAAACAGACTTTGACACATGGCGTAACAGCGTCGAACTCATTCTCAAGGATCCAGCTCTGTCTGACTTACAGCGCTCCAGGAAGATATTAGACAGCCTAGTGCCACCGGCAGCTAATGTGGTGAAACCCTTAGGCCCAAATGCCTTGCCAGCTGCCTACCTCACCCTCTTAGAGTCAGCCTATGGGACAGTCGAGGATGGAGACGAGCTTTTTGCAGCATTCCTCAGCACTTTCCAGGACTCTGGAGAGAAACCCTCCCAGTATCTACACAGACTTCAGACACTCCTTGCCAAAGCACAGAAAAGAGGAGGCGTGTCTGCTGGTGAAGTTGATAAGCACCTACTACGTCAGTTCTGTCGTGGGTGCTGGGACAATGTGCTGATTACTGACCTCCAGCTCGAACGCAAGAGAGACAAACCCCCTCCATTCTCAGAGTTGCTGCTGCAGCTTCGTGTAGAAGAGGATAAACAAAGTGCAAAAGAGTCTCGCAAACAGAAGCATCTTGGTGTAGTGAAGCAGAAAGCCAACACACATCTGTTAGATGCAAGCTCTGCTGAAAGTCCCCCAACAACAGAGAATGATGTTGCTGAAATGAGAAAGCTAGTCACCGAGCTGCAGAGTCAACTCACCTGCCTTAAGACACAGAAAGCTGTGTCCAGTGAGCCTTCCCCTGACACTGTTGTCTCAGAACTAAAGAAACAAGTAGCTAAGCTCCAGAGTCAGCTCACTGGCAGAAAAGCCCAAGTACCACGAAAGACCCAGGCCAATGCATCAAAGCCAGGTGCAAAGCGCCAACCCAAGAACAAGCAGCCAAGTAGTCCCTCAGCTGTTAACCAAAAGCCTAACAGACCAAGGCCATGGTATTGCTTTCAGTGTGGTGAAGATGGACATATTGCCACCGTGTGTCCAAATGAACCAGACCCGCCATTAGTAGCCGCCAAGAAAGAACAGCTGAAAGAAAAACAGTCTCTCTGGGACAGTAAGAACGATCCTACCTCGTCCCAGCATTTAAACTGAATTCAGCCCTCATTGTGGGACAAATGAGAGCTGACTGTCATGACAGTCCCACCTCTAACATTGGATAcaggggtgggagacgtgacgccttgttttttcgtaacattggttaaaaacctacaaaactgttattttcctttacaaaacaaatgtcaatgaaagaagatgtggtacactatgtttcatattagtcttagatgagaagaaacatttttgttaagatttatgtaaagggttatatgtcaaatttcctgcggtgtgactgtaacattaatgaaacaatatataataatatatataaattaaccaacaacattttgaataatgtatgaagcatttggcatgattgcataaatcttaactttagattaagatatctgaatgtggaaaaaactcaagacagtaatattaactacaagttcaatttcgtaacacaaattgcgtcctgtggggtgacatgtatgtcaatgtttgtgaatgggcagctgcaaggccaactacaagggtcttaaagactggctcctaaccagtcagtacctcagttattggagagtgctgtggaagtttaaggtgactcttaacctcttaatatgtcttcatattgcactctttctgtcacgcaatgcttaggttcattttatggtgtcctgtggtgtgactgctcttataggaggaaaaaaaagtttttttattaatgaaaacacatattaagattaaacacaatatcattatcaagttagcacgagctcagatgtcagtcatgtatacaaaaggattaaaatgtccataatgcagtgaattccctgtggtgtgactccattttcctgcggtgtgacatgcctatgctatgtgttgatgcaggacacattttcccaaaaatggcaaaaataaggtgaaattccacagaccactaagtgctttatttttttctatttttttccaatttttatccatcatttttttcaggaatttgaaaaactttttttttttttgcgttacgcccttaaacgtcaaccacccacagacacacaagatCCAGTGATACAAGAATTCCAAAAGGATTGATCGGAGCCAAGTACACTGCTCATGTACTCATTGATGGACAGTCTTGTAACTGCCTACTTGACACAGGATCTCAAGTGACTACAGTGTCGCAATCATTTTATGAGAGCAACCTCCCTCACTTGAAGATCCATCCTCTGAATGATCTGTTGGAAGTTGAGGCTGCGAACGGTCAAACTGTACCCTATTCAGGCTTCATTGAAATTAACATTACCTTCCCAAAGTCCTGCTTTGGATCTGAAATCGCAGTG
This Engraulis encrasicolus isolate BLACKSEA-1 chromosome 10, IST_EnEncr_1.0, whole genome shotgun sequence DNA region includes the following protein-coding sequences:
- the LOC134457496 gene encoding piggyBac transposable element-derived protein 4-like; translation: MDGRGRKRYTLAEIHAQLFDDGGNETEDDAVSEADSTDSALQAFEDGIDVVLDFEETSDSDDGNTSDDPLEGTSTAPHPAASPTPPAASPTPPAASSVRMSGRRRDLHPAPTPCPPPVSRGARRGKRPSKASAPTPCPPPPSRGATSGKRTSQAPASTPSRPAKRASLGPPPQDSDFWRDATSEDVEPPPLPFRPRRPPGPQLDPQVDYRPLDLFLLFFSKDVVRTLCRHTNLHAAKRAAQGRKRKWVDIEPEEMYRFIGLVIYKGLMKLPEMRDGWRKDRLHSFPFPASVMPGYRYEVIFSTLHMSDPAVDAANDQLKGQPGHDGLCRLRPLHDDLLTACRAYFHPLQNLSVDERMVGTKSRIGMKMYSKDKPTKWGFKLFVLADSSNGYTWHFSIYEGKARAPSVQGLSFGAVVELFHDPSLGTGYSVYVDNFYTSSELFLHRHGMNCGTCGTIRENRIGFPRTQWNAMPKNAARGELRWIRDGPLLFVKWRDSRDVTMCSTIHKAYGGQTVKRRVKDRNTAAWSIREVPVPEPVKAYNKFMGGVDLSDALIKYYTVTHKTRRWYMKLFLHFVDIAVVNSFILHKETALAQGETPLTQKSFREFLCLELADFGKPQPDPPAETSSADVSAEATGETPQAQAMSSCQCLPVPVVDQLSSDPHLKATQGRRKCVLCGMKTMFKCKACQVALCIIVDRLCFTTWHEQKSTH